The Quercus lobata isolate SW786 chromosome 9, ValleyOak3.0 Primary Assembly, whole genome shotgun sequence region CGATATGGTAGTACTAGTAGGCTATTAGCTTTAAGGTCTTGTAGCTTAACTAATATTTACAGTGTTTTTGATAAAGACATTCAATGGTGAAATGTTACTCCCCCAATCatcaagttattaaaaaatttaaatgacaatGCTGGCAAGGACTTGTGCTAGATAGTTTTGTCCAAGTATTTGGTGAAAACGATTACAATCCAAAATTACTGTTTGATAGTAAATTGAACAAAGCTATTGATCGGTTGATTCAATAAGAAATTGGGAGTTAATTAGCACACAAGTTAGATCACCTAACTACGCTAGCtatatatatttagagaaaCTTCTTATTGAAGTTAATTGTTTTCTGATTCACTTTCATGAATAAGTGATTTGAAAAGTTCAACCAACCCATTTTCAAAGTCTGAAGCGGATTAATATAGGtattgaaaaagtattttaattttgtccatCAATATAGATATAATACTGTTCATATTATTTCGGATTCTATCATTGGCTCTTATCTcatatatttctttgtttttttcttccaaacctAACTATttacttctcttttttaaatccaaatcatccaattctaaaataaaaaataaaaaataaaatccaatagGCTTTAATTTGCTATTATTGAGGAATCCTGATATTGAAAGTTTTGAAGCACCCTTGAGTCACCGAGCAAGAGCAACTACCAGTGGCACTCCGCCATCCTAATCGATGATCATTTTTTGTCAATTCTACAATACAacgtgttagagatatatattagacatattagcccaatgtaataggcccaagcccattcctgcttgtactagtagtctagggtttagtcgcctatatatactcatgttagggttcattgtaacataggttattgtactacactctcatacaataaaagatgtagcccttaaggaaTTCCTCCGTGAATGTAGGccgtaaggctgaaccacgtaaccctcgtgttctcagtgttcctcctctatgcttcctcttccgcatctaCTCTAGCATATACAATATGATATAACACATCTctatgctaatatttaacatggtatcagagccaaactccgttcttggcatcaaacaaacatctctagCAAGTAAAAAAGATTCTCACGTGCACACCACCATCAAAAGTCATATGCTTGTCGgctggatctagactccacgGCATCTCGCAGCTGCTATGGCTCTCACTGCTGTGTCCAGATCTTAAACCCAAGCAATCAGTGTCTCTCCCTATCAGATCTgtgcacatcaagccttcgcctGATGAAACCAACAAGACATACGTGCTCCACGGCATATTGcgaccaaaacccagaaacccgcCTCCAACGGCAGCCgcacgcgccaccacgcgcGACCAATGGCTCTGGGAACTCTCACACGCGCCGCCGAAGATTCTCGACTCCCAGCTCGGATCTCAGTCACACGCGCCGCCAAGTCGGCCTTGTCGTCCACCGATCCACTTGGCCTGAGAATCTGGTAATCATACGAGCTctcacgcgcctccacgcgccgcaGTAGCCTCTGGAAAATCTCCCACGCGCCGCCATAGATTCTTGATTTCTAGATCGTCTTCCGGGCGCACGCGCCGCCCTGTCGGCCTCCTCGTCCGCCGCTCTATGAAACCTGAAATTACGGGCCTCAACCGAGCTTACACGCGCCTCCACGCACCTCACAAGTTTCCGGCATCTCCTCCACGTGCCGGTGAACATCGCATGCTCCTGCCAGGTGCCGGAAAACTCCTGCTGATGTCATCTGACGTCACCGAATGACGTCATCACTCCACGTCAGCAGCCATGCAAGCACCTCCACATCAGCCCTAGTCCACGTCAACGACACGTcatcagccacgtcagcagtgTCGTGTCGTCAACACCACGTCACCTAGCTGACCGTTGACCTGGACCGACCCGAACCGGACCACCCGGATCTAACCCGTgagcactttgactgttgactttgactctggaccagttgactttgactttttgcgttgacctttgaccaaaagtcaaaatttccaaaatggcttatcttgctcagtttttcgcgtagattctgattttgggctCCGTTTTTGCATTTGAGACTCCGAAATTAGTtaattggcacattcttcattatggtttcttcaaaggcattcttcaaggcatctccaagtgatcttctcgtgcttatccaacctcaaaccttcatcgagcttccgccttgagtttgagggagggtgttagagatatatattagacatattagcccaatgtaataggcccaagcccattcctgcttgtactagtaatctagggtttagtcgcctatatatactcatgttagggttcattgtaacataggttattgtactacactctcatacaataaaagatgtagcccttaagggattcctccgtgaatgtaggccgtaaggctgaaccacgtaactctcgtgttctcagtgttcctcctctatgcttcctcttccgcatctaCTCTAGCATATACAACATGATATAACACATCTCTATGCTAATATTTTAACACAACGTATGTGACAATTAATCTGCCTATTACTTAAATTGTATGCCTAACCTATCACTATATTATATGTTACTATTTTCTATACTTATTTATACTTGTATGACTTTACAAAAATGAAGCAAAATAAAATTCTCGGCAAATTCCAGCCTTTTTCTGTTGACTAATTCATACACCACACAACAAGAACTCTCCATTCAACAATTTATAATTATGGGTTATTGTTTACTATTGGCTCAATCAAAGGCAATCATTCTACATTTTGAAGAGATTGATCCTGCCAAATTTACTGTTATACttacatcaatatatattatgatttatgagaatatatatatcatatatatatatcatatatacaTGTGATACAGGGCTATTTGTACTTTGTAGCTATAATATACTTTTAGGGTAACCGAATTTACATCTCCTTAACTCCTTTATAATTTCAGTTTACAAATTAATACTGAAAATATTAAGGATTATTTGCCACTGTAttctaagttttaaaaattttatttcttatcaTAAGTAACAAAGATTCGACCCTTGGAACTAAACCCCATGGACAAGAATAGATGGCATTAATTAGATTATAAGGCCACTCAAAGAGTATGGATGAGAAGTACCtttcaataacaaaaaaatgctataaataTAGTGGCGCTTTAGAAAGGTCAATGGAGGTCtagtttttttgtagtgacaatatttaaaatagtaGATTATGATAAGTGCAGCATTACTTTCATATATATGTGATTATCATTGACATTACTTTTAATACTGCAGCAATCATAATTTACCatgacaaagtttaactacaaaatcgattgtagtcttaggctacaaactcactcaatatctttttattggaggtgaattttgacaaatatatcattagattacatctttttcttatatcctctatgtttgtaaatttcaagaaaattaaagatcaatagttatatcatcaataaaattttaaattgtaagtttttgtaatttaaaattatgcataaaatataagattatagattatatagtaaataatattcgattgacacaaaaattgACATGTGAATTAAGAACGTAATGAACATGtgattcaacggttagattttcaaaatatgcaataatatttattttattgagtgagtttatAACCTAAgattataactaattttgtaattaaactttgtatttaaaaaaataattgaaatctGTTGCTTCAATAATTAATGCATGGAAATTTCAGACATAGAGTAAGAAAGTATGAGATGTAGATAAGGCACTTGCAGACAACGTTAACACCCACCCAACAGTGAACGAACAGTCCATTTCCATTGGCTCGTTATCCGTACACGTACAACATAGGAAAAGCTAGTGTATGTTTGGATCCAACTTAAATTTGGCTGCGTTTTCTTCTATGCgttttctcccctttttttttgtttttttagcaGTTTATGTTGACTTTTCTCTCATAAACAATATACGGATATACTGTTTATGAACCCACaaactttactttttattaattttttcattaaaaatgggtctcacggtactatttacacatttaaaaattattttactacagtgttttcagttttcagttttcacttttcaatttcaacaaaataagttatatctaAATAGACCCCTAATTAATAATCACAGCCTCGTCACAACGCCATTTACATATAATTGGGATTTATATCTGACAGTGTCAACTTTGAGGACCTAGTCCACGTACTACCACTAGATAGCTATATAGAGACATAAAGAAAGAGAATGCGCGTGTAGCTATGTTCTTCTTCGTCGTTTATTTCTTCTTCAATgtccttttcaattttcattttcaacaaCTACCACAACTAATGCAGCAGTCAGCACAGGAAAAATAgcagctttctttttcttttctttttttgtttttgtttttgtttctgtttccATAACATATATTTTCATCACGAACCGAAAGCTATAATGATTACCCCTACCGCCACGCTTAATAGTACCATGGCCATCATCATCCATTACATATagcctttctttttcttacagCTTCAAActcaagaaaggaagaaccccaCTTTTACTCATTACTCTCTCATCAAATTGTCACCACCCCACCCAAATAACCAtaattatttactttatttcttgttacTCTTCTGAACACACGTCcttttctcttattcttttgcTGCTGCCTGGTGATGGTGTTAAACCATAAACTTTCACTCTAGCCTTTGTGAGATCAGTCTCTTGAGTTTCTCAGGGACAAGAAAAATACTTGAAATTGGTTACGGGGTTCTGAGTTCATGAACATGCAGTGTTTCTGGGTTGGCTTCCTTCTTTTCTGTGGCTTTTTCGTTGTTGGTTTTTGTGACCAAGATGGTACGTTTTGTTCACcttgtgtgtaattttttttaacaaatcattttttttaacgaaTCTAAAGTGTATTTAATGTCtcatgatttaaaattttaaatttcatgaTACTCTATATTCTCTCAGATCAAGGACATAAAATCTTAACCATGAAATTGACtatatccttttattttttttttttacggggCAGAATATTTAATTTTACTCTTTGgagtaatcaatttttttttttttttttggggggggggggggttgggttTGTTTATCTTTAGCAAGTTGTCTGTCTTGAATTTGTACTACAATGTCTGAAAATTTGCTTATTTATACAAATGGTACAGGTTTTTTGAGCATATCTTGTGGTGGAAATACTAGTTATAttgattcataaaaaatatcatgGGTCCCTGATGGTGAATATGTAAGCACAGGCAACATCACCACCGTTAAGTACAGTGAGGGTAGCTCCGCATCCAATGTCCCAATCCGGTATTTTCCCAATACTCAAGTTACCGGTAAATAATGTGTCATCCTTGGTTCTTGTAAGAGCCCGATTTCTGTACCAAAACTATGATGGACTTGGGAAACCCCCTGCATTCTCTGTTTCCCTTGGGAGAGCAATTACTAGCACTATAAATCTCACTACTAATGATCCTTGGACGGAAGAGTTTTTATGGTCAGAAAATAATGAAACGCTGTCATTCTGCTTGCTTGCTATACCGGATGGTGGATCTCCTCTCATTTCTTCAATTGAAGTGAGGCCACTTCCTCAAGGAGCCTATGCAAGTGGCATGGGAGATTTCCCCATTAAGTCACTTAGGAAGAGTTATCGAATCAATTGTGGTTATGCCAATGGCTCATTGAGGTATAAACATTCAACCTCAACCTCCTTTTCCCATTATATGTAGCTTGAATGATTTAAGTAAtttgttagaataatgattaaattttgtgtcaacaGGGTTTAAGAAATGATTGAATTCACCATTTCTTAATCGCTTACACTTTTAGGGCAATCACTATTTTTTATCTAAAACTTTCTGTGATTGGTTTGTAACTTT contains the following coding sequences:
- the LOC115962036 gene encoding probable LRR receptor-like serine/threonine-protein kinase At5g48740 — encoded protein: MSQSGIFPILKLPVNNVSSLVLVRARFLYQNYDGLGKPPAFSVSLGRAITSTINLTTNDPWTEEFLWSENNETLSFCLLAIPDGGSPLISSIEVRPLPQGAYASGMGDFPIKSLRKSYRINCGYANGSLRYPLDPYDRIWDADKNFTPFHVSTGFKIQRNFNLSTLRESPPAAVLETARVLAKKEVLTYNLALDTLADYYIVLYFAGIVPVSPSFNLLINGDVVQSNYTVKMSEVSALYFTRKEIKSLNITLKSITLKT